A genomic region of Balaenoptera ricei isolate mBalRic1 chromosome 21, mBalRic1.hap2, whole genome shotgun sequence contains the following coding sequences:
- the IDO1 gene encoding indoleamine 2,3-dioxygenase 1: MAPDKSSPVENSWKIFEEYHIDEDVGFALPNPLEELPHPYDAWISIAKNLPELIKNGQLRAEVEKLTTFSIDGLQGHKSQRLAHLVLGYITMAYVWGEGDGDVRKVLPSNIAVPYCKVSEKLGLPPILVYADCVLANWKKKDPSGPMTYENMDILFSFPGGDCGKGFFLVSLVVETAAASAIKVIPIIFNAIQCEDPDTLQKALLDITSCLHKALEMFHQIHEYVDPDLFFNVLRIYLSGWKGNPLLSEGLLYEGVWDTPKKFAGGSAAQSSIFQCFDILLGVQHTVGGVPSDSAAKFLQEMRTYMPSAHQNFLRSLESGPSVRKFVLSKGDATLQEIYNECVQAMVSLRDYHLQIVVKYIVIPASRPSKKKQTSKEPSEPESKGTGGTDIMGFLKTVRRKTVKSLLKED; this comes from the exons ATGGCACCTGACAAATCATCTCCTGTGGAAAATTCTTGGAAGATCTTTGAAGAATACCACATAGATGAAGATGTGGGCTTTGCTCTGCCCAATCCACTG gAGGAGCTACCTCACCCTTATGATGCCTGGATTTCCATTGCTAAAAATCTGCCTGAACTGATTAAGAATGGCCAACTACGTGCAGAAGTTGAGAAG TTAACAACCTTCAGCATTGACGGCCTCCAAGGACACAAGTCACAGCGCCTTGCACATCTGGTTCTGGGGTATATCACCATGGCGTACGTGTGGGGTGAAGGTGATGGAGATGTCCGGAAG GTCTTGCCAAGCAATATTGCTGTTCCTTACTGCAAGGTATCTGAGAAGCTAGGACTGCCCCCTATCCTGGTTTATGCAGATTGTGTCTTggcaaactggaagaaaaaggatCCCAGTGG GCCCATGACTTATGA GAACATGGACATCCTATTCTCGTTCCCTGGCGGGGACTGTGGTAAAGGGTTCTTCCTGGTCTCTCTGGTGGTGGAAACAGCAGCTGCTTCTGCAATCAAA gtgatccCCATTATATTTAATGCAATACAATGTGAAGACCCAGATACTTTGCAAAAGGCATTGCTTGATATAACTTCTTGTCTGCACAAAGCCCTTGAAATGTTTCACCAAATTCATG AATATGTGGACCCAGACCTATTTTTCAATGTTCTTCGCATATACTTATCTGG CTGGAAAGGCAACCCTTTACTGTCAGAGGGTCTGCTGTATGAAGGTGTCTGGGACACCCCAAAGAAGTTTGCCGGGGGCAGTGCAGCCCAAAGCAGCATCTTTCAGTGCTTTGATATTCTGCTGGGCGTTCAGCATACTGTTGGTGGAG TTCCTTCAGACTCTGCTGCTAAATTCCTCCAGGAAATGAGAACATATATGCCATCAGCTCACCAGAACTTTCTTCGCTCGTTAGAGTCAGGCCCCTCGGTCCGTAAGTTTGTCCTTTCAAAAGGTGATGCCACCCTGCAGGAAATTTATAATGAATGTGTGCAAGCCATGGTCTCTCTGAGAGACTACCATTTGCAAATAGTAGTTAAGTACATTGTGATTCCTGCAAGCCGGCCatccaagaaaaaacaaacctcGAAAGAGCCTTCAGAACCAGAAAGTAAAGGAACTGGAGGCACCGATATCATGGGTTTTCTAAAGACTGTAAGAAGAAAAACTGTGAAGTCCCTGTTGAAGGAAGATTAA